The Pseudanabaena sp. PCC 6802 genomic interval TTCAAATGGCTCTTCGCCGGATCGACTCCCGACTATTTCGGCTTCCAAAGTTATCGGCGTGAGGTTTTGCAACGCCTGAATTATGGCTCGCATTGATGCTGGCCTTTCCCTCCTCGTTACAAGAAGGCTTACCTTACCCAAGCTCTTGATCCACGGTCCACCGAAACGGGCGACCTCTAGGGATCCTTGTGGGATGCCTACAAAATCGACAATTTCTTTTAGTGTATTCATCACTCTAACCTACTGTAGTGCAATGAGAATTGGGATTAAGCCCTGTCCTTCATCAAGAGGGCGTAATGCCTTACCAATAACCGCACCGAATGACTTTAATGGGTCGTCTGCTTTCATTCCATGCCCAAGAGTCGGCGAAGTCGTAAGCAAATCTCCAATCTCGATCGCTCCATAACTCGCATCCACTTTGCAATAAACCTTACCCATTAGAGCAATTGGCATTCGGTCATTAGAGGATTCTTGCTTATCCAAAATTAGTCCGGGCTTGTAGTTGCCCGCACCAGAAATCACTCCAGCAACTCGCTTGTCATAAGGTCGATCGCTGGATCGTAGCGCACCTTCAGAATCGATTACCATCACGGTTCCTGGCTCAGCTTTCTCCAAGTCAGCAATATCAAAATCTTCTGCACAATCAGCGTTGATTAACTTGATATCTCCTGTTACTAAAACATCGCCTTTGAAAAAGCCTGCTGGCCCAGTTCCTCTATGCTCACCATACACGCCAGCACCTGTGCTGTTACGGTTAAGCTGGATACCTGCTACTGCCGCAAAGACATTTGAGTTTGTCTCTCCATGCACACCTTCACCAGTTTGAGAAACTCCACGCACCCCCGTGCCAGTTTTACTGTCACCAGCAACACCAATATTGGAATCACATGTTCCAATTACACCAAATCCTCCTGCATCGTTGGCTCCAAACAATCCACCATTGTTAACGCTGTGACTTATGCCGAAGACAGCATGGAACAATGCGCTTTCGCCTACGATCCCTGCATTATCTCGGCTCTTACCAAAAACCCCTTGAAACGTGTCGCTTTCTCCAACAACTCCTCTTCTGCCTTTACCAACTAAACCATCTCCCCCAGCAATGCTTTCACCGCTAACAGCGGGGACACTTGCATCATTGGATACCTCAGAAATAGTCATTTGAAATATCTCCATTTTACAAATTTTCGCTTTTCTTTCGACTTGATAAATGCGATCGAACTCTACCTTTACCCTTGAGATCAGTCCAAGCTGTTTTAGTTCTTCACAGATAACTTCTGTCTACTGTCATACCGACAACCCAGCAGCATAACGTTCCCAATCACCTGCCACTGATAGCCTTGAACTCTAACCGATAATCTCTCGACAGTCGGTGTGCATTGGGGTTGTTATGCCTTGCCTCCTCACAGCAAACGTTAGTGTTTAGTAGATGCGGGAAAAATATTCCTAAACACCAACAGTAGCTGACTTCTTCAATGAAGTCGCACATATTCTTGCAATGTTGGAACACAATCTTGCTATTGCTTGCGAAACTGGTTCGGGTTCATCCCTGTGCAAGCACGAAAACACTTGGCAAAATGACTCTGATTGGCAAAGCCACACTCCATTGCTACCGCTGTGATGGTTCGTTCTGGTTGCTTTAGCAACTGCTTAGCCCGTTCTACCCGTTGTCGGATTAAGTATTGATGAGGTGATACTCCAGTAGATTGCTTAAATAGGCGGCAGAAGTAGTACTGGCTGATGTTGAGTTCATAGGCGATCTCGCTCAAGGATATATCCTCACCCAAATGCCTCTGTATATACTCAATGGCTTGCCTGAGTTTTTGTTTAGGCATCCCATCATCATATTCTCGAAAACGATGGTTGCGAGTGGAATAGTGGCGCAGCAGATGAGCTGAAAGTGCCGTTGCCATCGAATCAGCATAGAAACGACTGCCAATCCCATCCACTTTTAAACTGGATTCGAGTGCTAGACCAAGCTGGCAGATCAATAAATCAACTTTTTTCAGAGTCAGCAACAGTTCGACGCGATCGGGGTTTACCGATTCATGCGCAATCTGAGCTAGAAAGGTAGGCTCTAGATAGCACTGAATCAATTCCATTGATTTAACAGTTGGATGAGAATGAAGACTAATAGGTAAGTCAGCGGGATAGATTTCAATGCAGCCACTTGCAAAGTCTTTTGGTTGATATGATACTGTCTGCGAACGTCCCTCCGCAACAAAATCAAAATCAACTGTCTGATGCCCCAGTGAAATAATGACAACATGTTGAGAGTTGGATATTTCAGGCAAATCGATCACGGAGTGGCGGTAATGGGCAAGCTGAATGCTACTCCAACCCGATTGAGAACTTGTTAGCAGGGGCGGATTT includes:
- a CDS encoding AraC family transcriptional regulator, which produces MSAKQPLVTDYIDWEKLISNPPLLTSSQSGWSSIQLAHYRHSVIDLPEISNSQHVVIISLGHQTVDFDFVAEGRSQTVSYQPKDFASGCIEIYPADLPISLHSHPTVKSMELIQCYLEPTFLAQIAHESVNPDRVELLLTLKKVDLLICQLGLALESSLKVDGIGSRFYADSMATALSAHLLRHYSTRNHRFREYDDGMPKQKLRQAIEYIQRHLGEDISLSEIAYELNISQYYFCRLFKQSTGVSPHQYLIRQRVERAKQLLKQPERTITAVAMECGFANQSHFAKCFRACTGMNPNQFRKQ